In the Vitis vinifera cultivar Pinot Noir 40024 chromosome 2, ASM3070453v1 genome, one interval contains:
- the LOC100243086 gene encoding bifunctional nitrilase/nitrile hydratase NIT4B — protein sequence MSSTVRATVVQASSIFYDTPATLDKAERFLKEAAALGSQLVVFPEAFIGGYPRGYNFADQSPRGKESFRKYHASAINVPGPEVDRLASMAAKYKVYLVTGVVERDGYTLYCTVLFFDPEGNYLGKHRKLMPTYWERLFWGFGDCSTTPIYDTPYGKLGSVICWENRMPLFRTSMYGKGIEIYCAPTADSGDKWVATMRHIAIEGGCYVLSPIQFCRRKDYPPPPEYLYSPTEEDVTPDSIVWAGGSVIISPHGEILAGPNYEGEGLFTADLDVRGEIPKAKFQFDVVGHYSRADVLSLTVNNRPLLPVTFTSSPSKIKADDEMDDCKDI from the exons ATGTCTTCAACTGTTAGAGCCACCGTTGTTCAAGCTTCTAGTATCTTTTATGATACTCCTGCCACTCTAG ATAAGGCTGAGAGGTTTCTGAAAGAGGCAGCTGCATTGGGATCCCAACTGGTTGTGTTTCCTGAGGCATTTATCGGTGGGTATCCCCGTGGGTACAACTTCGCGGACCAGTCTCCTAGAGGGAAAGAAAGCTTCCGCAAGTACCATGCTTCTGCCATTAATGTGCCGG GACCTGAAGTTGATAGATTGGCATCAATGGCTGCGAAATACAAAGTCTACTTAGTGACAGGTGTTGTTGAGAGAGATGGATACACATTGTATTGCACTGTTCTCTTCTTTGATCCTGAAGGCAATTACCTTGGAAAACATAGGAAACTCATGCCAACATATTGGGAGCGGCTCTTCTGGGGTTTCGGAGATTGCTCGACAACTCCAATTTATGACACTCCATATGGAAAACTTGGTTCGGTCATTTGTTGGGAAAATAGAATGCCTCTTTTCAGGACATCAATGTATGGCAAAG gtATTGAGATATATTGTGCTCCTACTGCCGATTCCGGGGATAAATGGGTAGCCACAATGAGACACATCGCTATTGAGGGTGGATGCTATGTTCTTTCACCCATCCAGTTCTGTCGGAGGAAAGATTACCCACCTCCACCTGAGTATCTTTACAGTCCTACAGAAGAAGATGTCACTCCAGATTCTATTGTTTGGGCTGGAGGTAGTGTCATCATTTCGCCCCATGGCGAAATTCTAGCAGGACCAAATTATGAAGGAGAAGGCCTCTTCACAGCTGATCTTG ATGTTCGTGGAGAGATTCCTAAAGCAAAGTTCCAGTTCGATGTGGTAGGACATTATTCGAGAGCTGATGTGCTAAGCCTCACTGTGAACAATCGTCCACTGCTTCCTGTTACTTTCACATCCTCACCATCTAAAATCAAAGCTGATGATGAGATGGATGATTGCAAAGATATATAA